From Halotia branconii CENA392, the proteins below share one genomic window:
- a CDS encoding RidA family protein, translating into MSKAVIDTASATVYISGQVDWDMNHQVSCHTVEGQLKKVLTNLTTVLDAAGSSIENLLNLRIYVRGELGEFMGDIAPILVQYLGESRPALTGIGVASLASKEILVEIEATAALK; encoded by the coding sequence ATGTCTAAAGCAGTTATTGATACCGCATCGGCTACCGTTTACATTTCTGGTCAAGTTGATTGGGACATGAACCACCAAGTTTCATGCCATACCGTCGAAGGGCAACTAAAGAAGGTACTAACTAACCTAACCACCGTTCTAGATGCAGCGGGAAGCTCCATAGAGAATCTGCTCAACCTTCGCATCTATGTTCGGGGTGAACTTGGAGAATTCATGGGGGATATCGCACCGATTCTCGTGCAATATCTGGGAGAGTCGCGCCCAGCTCTTACTGGCATCGGTGTTGCCTCACTCGCCTCAAAAGAAATATTGGTTGAGATTGAGGCAACAGCAGCGCTTAAGTGA
- a CDS encoding nuclear transport factor 2 family protein — translation MDKQQSVDEQANGKATPNLTPAQEFLQELWEEHLRHEFDTHNTEDTLATMVEDAYVNDIPVMTGGVGKPALREFYSKYFIPQMPEDMELTPISRTIGTDQLVDEMMVKFTHTTQMDWMLPGIAPTLKRVEVAVVAIVQFRGDKLAHEHIYWDQASVLVQLGLLDPSTLPVVGVDSARKALDPNLPSNALIDRASACK, via the coding sequence CCAACCTGACACCAGCCCAGGAGTTTTTGCAAGAACTCTGGGAAGAGCATCTGCGGCACGAGTTTGACACTCACAACACTGAAGATACCCTTGCCACGATGGTTGAGGATGCTTACGTTAACGACATTCCGGTAATGACTGGAGGAGTAGGGAAACCAGCACTGCGCGAGTTTTATTCCAAATACTTCATTCCACAGATGCCAGAGGACATGGAGCTGACCCCAATCTCGCGCACGATTGGAACCGATCAGCTTGTCGATGAAATGATGGTTAAGTTCACTCATACCACCCAAATGGACTGGATGCTACCTGGCATTGCTCCGACTCTTAAACGAGTTGAAGTGGCAGTGGTAGCGATTGTTCAGTTCCGTGGCGACAAGCTAGCCCACGAACACATCTACTGGGATCAGGCGAGTGTATTGGTTCAACTCGGCTTGCTCGATCCTAGTACGTTACCCGTTGTGGGCGTTGACAGTGCGCGTAAGGCACTCGATCCGAACTTGCCCTCAAACGCACTAATTGATCGCGCCAGCGCTTGCAAATAA
- a CDS encoding methyltransferase, with product MPDQSTLLMRWIINDWDDEKSSLILKNCHQAMLDCGKLLLIGSIIPPDNEPDPAKFIDVIMLLMAGGRELSKAEY from the coding sequence TTGCCCGATCAATCTACCTTGCTAATGCGCTGGATCATCAATGATTGGGATGACGAAAAGTCCTCACTCATTCTCAAGAACTGTCACCAAGCGATGCTAGATTGTGGCAAGTTACTCCTGATTGGAAGCATTATTCCACCGGATAACGAACCTGATCCAGCCAAGTTTATTGACGTGATCATGCTGCTAATGGCAGGTGGACGGGAACTATCAAAGGCAGAATATTGA